The Bos javanicus breed banteng chromosome 18, ARS-OSU_banteng_1.0, whole genome shotgun sequence genome has a segment encoding these proteins:
- the LOC133229645 gene encoding zinc finger protein 616-like isoform X1, with protein MTKKLQAKGNSGKGKNFQTVMFGRAETHEIKDFFLRKVEKTVHGFEYLWTDDERSDNGISISHNKNLTDGKDHQSRNDAADKPVERLRSSFHDELQMLQSEGTIFECSQVVKNVNSSTSVLPIQRTCSVRKGISYNENPVVHPSEQAPDREAYKKKSDKTRDCGLTFLQHSELTRHQRILTGRKPYKADIGGKAFNDNESLAVHRRNHTGEKPYKCDVCGHSFKQKTALQIHLRVHTGERPYKCDVCGHSFKHKTHLQNHGRTHTGEKPYKCDVCGKAFTRKESCALHQILHTGEKPYKCDVCGRGYTRKSQLRIHRRVHTGEKPYTCDVCGKTFSRKEGCALHQILHTGEKPYKCDVCGRGYIRKSQLGIHQRIHTGEKPYKCDVCGKAFTRKESHVLHQILHTGEKPYKCDVCGQAFTRKESHALHKILHTGEKPYKCDVCGRGYTRSTQLAIHWRLHTGEKPYQCDVCGHGYPRKSQLVIHQRIHIRENPYKCNVCGCGFTGKRQLRIHRRTHTVVKSYKCNNCGKRFFALFSLNKHQAVQTDEKACKCNLCGKMFSSRCYLAVHQRTHTGEKPYKCDVCGKAFTRKQSHSLHQILHTGEKPYKCDRCGHGYTRKSRLVIHHRVHTGENPYKCDVCGCDLNGKRQLRTHRRSHTEVKSYKCNTCGKSFFALSSLNKHQAVQTDEKACKCNLCGKMFSSRCYLAVHQRTHTGEKPYKCDLCGCGYPRKSQLVVHQRIHAGENRYKCDVCGCGFTGNRQLRTHRRIHTEMKSYKCNNCGKRFFALSSLSKHQAVQIDEKACKCNLCGKIFSSRCYLAVHQRIHIGEKPYKCIVCGCGYTRKSQLGIHHKVHTGEKPYKCDVCGCDFTGRRQLRNHQRIHTEVKSYKCNNCGKLFFALSSLNKHQAVQSDEKACKCNLCGKMFSSKCCLAVHQRTHTGEKPYKCDVCGKAFTRKESCALHQILHTGEKPYKCDVCGRGYTRKSQLEIHQRVHTGEKPYKCDVCGKAFTRKESHALHQILHTGEKPYKCDVCGRGYIRKSKLGIHQRIHTGENSYKCDVCGRGFTGNRQLGIHRRIHTEVKPFQCNSCDKRFFTRASLKIHEVVHTDEKARKCTLCGKVFSSRCYLAVHQRTHTGEKPYKCDVCGKAFTRKESHAVHQILHTGEKPYKCDVCGRGYTRSTQLAVHQRVHTGEKPYKCDVCGKAFRVNGSLTSHRKIHCREKPYKCDVCGKAFSVNGSLRTHQKIHTGEKPYKCDVCGKAFRVNGTLTSHQKIHTGEKPYKCDVCGKAFTINGSLATHRKIHTGEKPYKCDICGKAFSLNGSLTYHQKIHSDEKPYKCDVCGKAFRVKGSLTSHQKIHTG; from the coding sequence ATGACCAAGAAATTACAAGcaaaaggaaacagtggaaaaggaaaaaattttcaaacagTGATGTTTGGAAGAGCTGAAACCCATGAAATCAAAGATTTTTTCCTCAGGAAGGTAGAGAAAACTGTGCATGGTTTTGAGTATCTGTGGACAGATGATGAAAGAAGTGACAATGGAATATCTATATCCCATAACAAAAATCTCACTGATGGAAAAGATCATCAGAGTAGAAATGATGCAGCAGATAAGCCTGTTGAAAGGCTCAGATCAAGCTTTCATGATGAATTGCAAATGCTTCAGTCTGAAGGGACAATTTTTGAATGTAGTCAAGTTGTGAAGAATGTCAACAGTAGCACCTCAGTTTTGCCAATTCAGAGAACTTGTAGTGTCCGCAAAGGCATTTCTTATAATGAGAATCCTGTTGTGCATCCCTCAGAACAGGCCCCAGACCGGGAAGCATACAAGAAAAAATCTGACAAAACTCGTGATTGTGGCTTAAcctttcttcagcactcagaacTCACTAGACATCAAAGAATCCTTACAGGAAGAAAACCATATAAAGCTGACATAGGTGGCAAGGCCTTTAATGATAATGAGAGCCTTGCAGTTCATCGGAGAaatcatactggagagaaaccgtataaatgtgatgtatgtggccACAGCTTTAAACAGAAGACAGCCCTTCAAATTCATCTGAGAGTACATACTGGAGAGagaccatataaatgtgatgtatgtggccATTCCTTTAAGCACAAGACACACCTTCAAAATCATGGGAgaactcatactggagagaagccatataaatgtgatgtgtgtggaAAGGCCTTTACTCGCAAAGAAAGCTGTGCACTTCATCAGAtccttcatactggagagaaaccatataaatgtgatgtatgtggccGTGGCTATACTCGAAAGTCACAACTTAGAATTCATCGaagagttcatactggagagaagccataTACATGTGATGTGTGTGGAAAGACCTTTTCTCGAAAGGAAGGCTGTGCACTTCATCAGAtccttcatactggagagaaaccatataaatgtgatgtgtgtggcCGTGGCTATATTCGAAAGTCACAACTTGGaattcatcagagaattcatactggagagaaaccatataaatgtgatgtctGTGGAAAGGCTTTTACTCGTAAAGAAAGCCATGTACTTCATCAGATCCTTCATACTGGAgaaaaaccatataaatgtgatgtgtgtggaCAGGCATTTACTCGCAAAGAAAGCCATGCACTTCATAAGAtccttcatactggagagaaaccatataaatgtgatgtatgtggccGTGGCTATACTCGAAGCACACAACTTGCAATTCATTGGAgacttcatactggagagaaaccatatcaATGTGATGTATGTGGCCATGGCTATCCTCGAAAGTCACAACTTGTcattcatcagagaattcatataAGAGAGAATCCTTATAAATGTAATGTATGTGGCTGTGGCTTTACTGGAAAGAGACAACTTAGAATTCATCGGAGAACTCATACTGTAGTGAAATCTTACAAATGTAACAATTGTGGTAAACGTTTTTTTGCACTGTTTTCCTTAAATAAACATCAAGCAGTTCAAACAGATGAGAAAGCATGTAAATGTAATTTGTGTGGCAAAATGTTCAGTTCCAGGTGTTATTTAGCAGTTCACCAGAGAACTCATACTGGAgaaaaaccatataaatgtgatgtgtgtggaAAGGCCTTTACTCGCAAACAAAGCCATTCACTTCATCAGAtccttcatactggagagaaaccgtATAAATGTGATAGGTGTGGCCATGGATATACTCGAAAGTCACGACTTGTAATTCATCAcagagttcatactggagagaacccttataaatgtgatgtatgtggctGTGACTTGAATGGAAAGAGACAACTTAGAACTCATCGGAGAAGTCATACTGAAGTGAAGTCTTACAAATGTAATACCTGTGGCAAAAGTTTTTTTGCACTGTCATCCTTAAATAAACATCAGGCAGTTCAAACAGATGAGAAAGCATGTAAATGTAATTTGTGTGGCAAAATGTTCAGTTCTAGGTGTTATTTAGCAGTTCATCAGAgaactcatactggagagaaaccatataaatgtgatttaTGTGGTTGTGGCTATCCTCGAAAGTCACAACTTGTAGTTCATCAGAGAATCCATGCTGGAGAGAATCGTTATAAATGTGATGTTTGTGGCTGTGGTTTTACTGGAAACAGACAACTTAGAACTCATCGGAGAATTCATACTGAGATGAAATCTTACAAGTGTAACAACTGTGGCAAACGTTTTTTTGCACTGTCATCCTTAAGTAAACATCAGGCAGTTCAAATAGATGAGAAAGCATGTAAATGTAATTTGTGTGGCAAAATATTCAGTTCTAGGTGTTACTTAGCagttcatcagagaattcatattggagagaaaccatataaatgtattGTGTGTGGCTGTGGCTATACTCGAAAGTCACAACTTGGAATTCATCACaaagttcatactggagagaagccatataaatgtgatgtatgtggctGTGACTTTACTGGAAGGAGACAACTTAGaaatcatcagagaattcatactgaaGTGAAATCTTACAAATGTAACAACTGTGGCAAACTTTTTTTTGCACTGTCATCCTTAAATAAACATCAGGCAGTTCAATCAGATGAGAAAGCATGTAAATGTAACTTGTGTGGCAAAATGTTCAGTTCCAAGTGTTGTTTAGCAGTTCATCAGAgaactcatactggagagaaaccgtataaatgtgatgtgtgtggaAAGGCCTTTACTCGCAAAGAAAGCTGTGCACTTCATCAGAtccttcatactggagagaaaccatataaatgtgatgtatgtggccGTGGCTATACTCGAAAATCACAACTTGAAATTCATCagagagttcatactggagagaagccatataaatgtgatgtgtgtggaAAGGCCTTTACTCGCAAAGAAAGCCATGCACTTCATCAGAtccttcatactggagagaaaccatataaatgtgatgtatgtggccGTGGCTATATTCGAAAGTCAAAGCTTGGaattcatcagagaattcatactggagagaattCATATAAATGCGATGTATGTGGCCGTGGCTTTACCGGAAACAGACAACTTGGAATTCATCGGAGAATTCATACTGAAGTGAAACCTTTCCAATGTAACAGCTGTGACAAACGTTTTTTCACTCGGGCATCCTTAAAAATACATGAAGTAGTTCATACAGATGAGAAAGCACGTAAATGTACTTTATGTGGCAAAGTCTTCAGTTCCAGGTGTTACCTTGCAGTTCATCAGAgaactcatactggagagaaaccatataaatgtgatgtatgtggaAAGGCCTTTACGCGCAAAGAAAGCCATGCAGTTCATCAGAtccttcatactggagagaaaccatataaatgtgatgtatgtggccGTGGCTATACTCGAAGCACACAACTTGCAGTTCATCAGAgggttcatactggagagaaaccatataaatgtgatgtatgtggcaaagcctttagaGTAAATGGCAGCCTTACATCTCATCGGAAAATTCATTGccgagagaaaccatataaatgtgatgtatgtggcaaggcctttagtGTAAACGGGAGCCTTAGAACTCATCagaaaattcatactggagagaaaccatataaatgtgatgtgtgtggcaaggcctttagaGTAAACGGAACCCTTACATCGCATCagaaaattcatactggagagaaaccatataagtGTGATGTATGTGGTAAGGCCTTTACTATAAATGGAAGCCTTGCAACTCATCggaaaattcatactggagagaaaccatataaatgtgatatatgtggcaaggcctttagtTTAAATGGAAGCCTCACATATCATCAGAAAATTCATTCTGACGAGAAACCATacaaatgtgatgtatgtggcaaggcctttagAGTAAAAGGAAGCCTTACATCTCATCAGAAAATTCATACTGGATAG